Proteins encoded together in one Caldicellulosiruptor saccharolyticus DSM 8903 window:
- the cas1b gene encoding type I-B CRISPR-associated endonuclease Cas1b: MQKTLYITSNGRLRRKDNTLYFETETEKRSIDIENIEQIHIFGEVDLNTKALNYISQYGIILHFYNYYGFYAGSFMPRKKNVSGDVVVRQALHYLDREKRIFLAYCFVESAVYHMMRNLRERKEAETFLNAIEDEWENGRFNISSISELMGLEGRVRNIYYSSFNQFLPEDFYMEKREKRPPTNPINALISFGNSLIYSTVLTEIYHTQLDPSISFLHEPSEKRFSLSLDISEIFKPLVVDSVIFKLLNNRQITLEHFDEDLNYCYLNQEGRKIFINELRNKLETTVRHRQLNRNVSYKGYIRLECYKLIKHFIGDQVYSPLKAWW, translated from the coding sequence ATGCAAAAAACACTTTACATAACCTCAAATGGAAGACTCAGAAGAAAAGACAACACACTTTACTTTGAGACAGAGACTGAAAAGAGGTCAATTGACATCGAAAACATTGAACAAATTCATATCTTTGGTGAGGTTGATTTGAATACCAAGGCTTTGAATTATATCTCTCAATACGGCATAATTCTTCACTTTTACAACTATTATGGATTTTATGCAGGTAGCTTTATGCCGCGCAAGAAAAACGTTTCTGGAGATGTTGTTGTTCGGCAAGCACTTCATTATCTTGATAGGGAAAAGAGAATCTTCTTGGCATATTGTTTTGTCGAATCAGCAGTTTATCATATGATGAGAAATTTAAGAGAAAGAAAAGAAGCAGAGACTTTTTTGAATGCAATTGAAGATGAATGGGAAAATGGCAGGTTTAATATTTCAAGCATATCAGAGCTTATGGGGCTTGAGGGAAGAGTGAGGAATATTTACTATTCATCCTTCAATCAGTTTTTGCCGGAAGATTTCTATATGGAAAAGCGTGAAAAAAGACCACCGACAAATCCGATAAATGCTTTGATTTCATTTGGAAACAGCCTAATTTACAGCACAGTTTTAACAGAGATTTACCACACCCAGCTTGACCCGAGCATAAGTTTTTTACATGAACCAAGCGAAAAGAGGTTTTCACTCAGCCTTGACATCTCAGAGATTTTTAAGCCTCTTGTTGTAGATAGCGTAATTTTCAAACTTTTAAATAATCGCCAGATTACACTTGAACACTTCGATGAGGATTTGAATTATTGCTATTTAAATCAAGAGGGAAGAAAGATATTTATAAATGAGCTGAGGAACAAGCTTGAGACGACAGTTCGCCACAGACAGCTTAACAGAAATGTATCTTACAAAGGATATATAAGGCTTGAGTGTTATAAGCTTATAAAGCATTTTATAGGAGATCAAGTTTACTCACCTCTAAAAGCGTGGTGGTGA
- the cas4 gene encoding CRISPR-associated protein Cas4, which translates to MSEELQDLQDLKFQGIKINYLYVCKRKLWLFSKNITFENRSDKVLLGRILHEYSYPKEETKEVLIDNLIMIDILSDGAVREVKYSSKMKEADIMQVMYYLYYLKQKGIEKQGIINYPKERKKEILQLTPEYEQKVKQALSEIEKITSQIVPPPATKQKICKSCAYFEFCWG; encoded by the coding sequence ATGTCAGAAGAACTTCAAGACCTACAAGACCTCAAATTCCAGGGTATTAAAATCAACTACCTTTATGTTTGCAAAAGAAAGCTTTGGCTTTTTAGCAAAAACATAACTTTTGAAAATAGGTCTGACAAGGTCCTACTTGGCAGGATTTTGCATGAGTATTCTTATCCCAAAGAAGAGACAAAAGAGGTTTTGATAGATAATCTTATAATGATTGACATTCTATCAGATGGGGCAGTGAGAGAAGTAAAGTACAGCAGCAAAATGAAAGAAGCTGATATTATGCAGGTTATGTACTATCTTTACTATCTAAAACAAAAAGGGATAGAAAAGCAGGGTATAATCAACTATCCAAAGGAACGCAAAAAAGAAATCTTACAGCTTACACCTGAATATGAGCAAAAAGTAAAACAGGCACTGAGCGAGATAGAAAAAATAACCTCTCAGATAGTTCCACCGCCGGCTACAAAGCAAAAGATATGCAAGTCCTGTGCATACTTTGAATTTTGCTGGGGGTAA
- the cas3 gene encoding CRISPR-associated helicase Cas3', which yields MKAYEDIELYAKRFKTEKGYEYQTIYEHTMTLLQNMEKLFKEYREEIKEGFQKLQIDLERFKYLLKLAIIYHDLGKANSNFQRKIRDKTKSNEVPQVRGLSVEVPHNFISIAFVDLEDEIDKGNISPEDFENLLFAIAFSHDRGFDFNYQYFEKYICEDVSKYLNNKTLLPLFKELPSFPTKDEIEKSSNYVYRTIDWLKEVMLKSYTDLYNKNTIMRILLKGFLHRLDHSSSAEVSTEEGKITDFSNKVESYLKEKGNFAGFKEFQLKALDFSTQNVILFAPTGSGKTEFGLNWAGRSKLIYTLPIRVSINAMYERLVRIFGSDKVGILHSDSMIYLLEKYSQSAEDVQELESLFDNVNLARNLSFPIIVTTGDQIFTSALKWPGFEKIYSLFLYSKIIIDEPQSYSPESLAIIIKTLEEIVNLNGRFCLMSATVNPLVLKYLGDISEYLQAYSDEELKKCWSHVVSVKPLSILDCVDEIVNCGKQQNVLVICNTVRRSQEVYKAIKESIKNFDDVPVELLHSRFLEGQRRQKEHFILSNQRKNSIVISTQLVEASLDIDYDVLFTELASADSLLQRMGRVYRKRPYEGQKPNVIILTKEPSGIGRVYQKEIVTRTEEFLKKFDGRRITEYDKKELNEYAYDVEALSNTNFMKSFKKAYELLKLGFKADRKIEAQKIFRDVVTVEGIPRKVFEVNEETIRECLKRIGSKSLSPVEKLQLISAVRKYTVTVPVYFFAKGGASEYSKKLGIFILNCDYDDELGLLPPKESEKDDIW from the coding sequence ATGAAAGCCTATGAGGATATAGAACTTTACGCAAAGCGATTTAAAACTGAGAAAGGTTATGAATACCAGACAATATACGAGCATACAATGACACTACTGCAGAATATGGAAAAATTATTCAAAGAGTATAGAGAGGAGATCAAAGAAGGTTTTCAAAAACTTCAGATTGACCTTGAGAGGTTCAAATATTTGCTAAAATTAGCAATAATATATCATGATTTGGGCAAGGCAAATTCAAACTTTCAAAGAAAGATAAGAGACAAGACAAAATCAAATGAGGTACCTCAAGTAAGGGGTTTGTCTGTGGAGGTACCTCATAACTTTATCTCAATAGCTTTTGTGGATTTGGAAGATGAGATAGACAAGGGGAATATCAGCCCAGAAGATTTTGAAAATTTGCTTTTTGCTATTGCATTTTCGCATGACAGGGGCTTTGATTTCAACTACCAATATTTTGAAAAATATATTTGTGAAGATGTTTCAAAGTATTTAAATAACAAGACATTACTTCCTTTGTTTAAAGAACTTCCTTCATTTCCTACCAAAGATGAAATAGAGAAGAGTTCAAACTATGTATATAGAACTATTGACTGGTTGAAAGAGGTCATGCTCAAAAGTTATACCGACCTTTACAATAAAAACACAATTATGAGAATTCTTTTAAAAGGTTTTCTTCATAGACTTGATCATTCAAGTTCTGCAGAAGTTAGTACAGAAGAAGGAAAGATTACCGATTTTTCAAATAAGGTTGAGAGCTACTTGAAAGAAAAAGGGAATTTTGCCGGTTTTAAAGAATTTCAGCTAAAAGCTTTAGATTTCTCAACCCAGAATGTTATTTTATTTGCTCCCACAGGCAGTGGTAAGACAGAGTTTGGCTTAAACTGGGCAGGCAGAAGCAAGTTAATTTACACTCTTCCAATTCGTGTTTCAATCAACGCAATGTACGAAAGACTGGTGAGAATTTTTGGTAGTGATAAGGTTGGAATATTGCATTCTGACAGTATGATTTATCTGCTTGAAAAGTATTCACAATCAGCTGAAGATGTCCAAGAGTTAGAATCCTTATTTGACAATGTAAACCTTGCGAGGAATTTAAGTTTTCCAATAATTGTAACAACCGGCGACCAGATTTTTACATCTGCTTTAAAATGGCCCGGTTTTGAGAAAATATATTCGTTATTTTTATACTCGAAGATTATAATTGATGAACCACAAAGCTATTCACCAGAGTCGTTGGCAATTATAATAAAGACGTTAGAAGAAATAGTAAATTTAAATGGACGATTCTGCTTGATGAGTGCTACTGTAAATCCTCTTGTACTAAAGTATCTTGGAGATATTTCTGAATATTTACAGGCATATTCAGATGAGGAATTAAAAAAATGCTGGTCGCATGTTGTTTCGGTCAAACCACTTTCTATTTTAGATTGTGTAGATGAAATTGTAAATTGTGGGAAGCAACAGAATGTACTTGTAATATGCAACACAGTAAGAAGGTCACAGGAAGTTTATAAGGCTATAAAAGAAAGCATAAAGAATTTTGATGATGTTCCGGTTGAACTTTTGCATTCAAGATTTTTGGAAGGGCAAAGAAGGCAAAAAGAACATTTTATTCTTTCAAACCAGAGAAAAAATAGTATTGTAATTTCAACCCAGCTTGTAGAAGCGTCACTTGACATAGATTATGACGTTTTGTTTACGGAACTGGCTTCTGCAGATTCACTGCTGCAGCGAATGGGGAGAGTATACAGGAAAAGACCATATGAGGGGCAAAAACCAAATGTTATTATCCTAACAAAGGAACCAAGCGGAATTGGAAGAGTTTATCAGAAAGAAATTGTTACTAGAACAGAAGAGTTTTTGAAAAAGTTTGACGGAAGAAGAATTACAGAATATGACAAAAAAGAGCTAAATGAATATGCCTATGATGTTGAGGCACTTTCAAACACTAATTTCATGAAGAGTTTCAAAAAAGCATATGAACTTTTGAAGTTAGGATTTAAAGCAGATAGAAAAATTGAAGCTCAAAAGATTTTTAGGGATGTAGTTACAGTTGAAGGTATACCGAGGAAGGTATTCGAGGTAAATGAAGAAACAATCAGAGAGTGCCTGAAGAGAATAGGTTCAAAATCTTTAAGCCCTGTTGAGAAACTGCAGCTAATTTCAGCTGTTCGAAAGTACACAGTTACAGTTCCGGTGTACTTTTTCGCAAAAGGTGGAGCGAGTGAGTATAGCAAAAAGCTGGGTATATTCATTTTAAATTGTGATTATGACGACGAGTTGGGCTTGTTACCACCTAAGGAATCAGAAAAAGATGATATATGGTAA
- the cas5b gene encoding type I-B CRISPR-associated protein Cas5b produces the protein MSQKLLKIKLYQPFANFRKPFSYGIVDSYPLPPPSTVKGWLHNILGAKNGEYYKMAVSICGKFNSIVYDIQRIIKFDRLRKEDSSAPILKDVSARVINDVIYVTNLVDVELCIHVNAEQEILERISHNIFNSYWGLGRKEDLLRVDEVKFFEPQVIEYRKYVKHNLLNIGMYLKTSTAEKLRVDGIRFRLNNRYIKTKDGLRIFTNKKDVVYFENLQHLNPIMSVSDKLLVDDENILIDLIGDDEYESL, from the coding sequence ATGTCTCAAAAACTTCTGAAGATTAAACTTTATCAACCTTTTGCAAACTTCAGAAAACCTTTTTCATATGGAATAGTAGACTCTTACCCTCTGCCTCCGCCTTCCACTGTAAAAGGTTGGCTTCACAATATCTTGGGGGCAAAAAATGGAGAATATTACAAAATGGCTGTTTCTATTTGTGGAAAGTTTAATTCCATCGTTTATGACATTCAAAGGATCATAAAATTTGACAGATTAAGAAAAGAAGACTCCTCAGCTCCAATTTTGAAAGATGTCTCAGCGAGGGTAATAAATGACGTTATATATGTGACCAACCTTGTTGATGTGGAGCTATGTATACATGTAAATGCAGAACAAGAGATTTTAGAAAGGATTTCTCATAATATCTTTAATTCTTACTGGGGACTTGGAAGAAAAGAAGACTTGTTGAGAGTGGATGAAGTGAAGTTCTTTGAACCGCAAGTTATAGAGTATAGAAAGTATGTAAAGCATAATCTTCTTAACATTGGGATGTATCTAAAGACAAGTACTGCGGAGAAGTTGAGGGTTGATGGAATTAGATTCAGACTGAATAATCGTTATATAAAAACCAAAGATGGTCTTAGGATATTTACGAATAAAAAAGATGTAGTGTATTTTGAAAATCTTCAACATTTAAACCCTATAATGTCTGTTAGTGATAAGCTGTTAGTAGATGATGAAAATATTCTTATTGATTTAATAGGTGATGATGAGTATGAAAGCCTATGA
- the cas7i gene encoding type I-B CRISPR-associated protein Cas7/Cst2/DevR, translating to MSKNAGITITVVFEAMSLNYGESVGNISELKKLTRENKVYTYMSRQALRYEKHKFMLENSEYREAPVTGDEQVVQFTKEATITQYPEIDLFGYMKTSGQGQGAQTRTAVVKITPAVSLEEYKNDIEFATNLNLAKRANTNPNPYQLEQHKSLYTYTVSVDLDRLGRDFDEKGNVIEEVPIEERLKRLYTLFDAIKFLSREIKGRRENLSPLFVIGGLYPVKNPFFLNRIKIIKDDVGYAIDARLLNSTCELTLPNGKKVYDYTLLGLIEGFFVNEEQLKKLLPDSSGTIDYFFETLKEKAQKYYKEGTV from the coding sequence ATGAGTAAAAATGCAGGTATCACGATTACAGTTGTGTTTGAAGCGATGAGCTTGAATTATGGAGAGAGTGTAGGGAATATCTCTGAACTTAAAAAGCTCACAAGAGAAAATAAGGTGTATACTTACATGTCAAGACAGGCATTGAGATATGAAAAACACAAATTTATGCTGGAAAATTCAGAGTACAGGGAAGCGCCTGTAACAGGAGATGAGCAGGTTGTGCAGTTTACAAAAGAAGCAACAATCACCCAATACCCTGAAATAGATTTATTCGGTTATATGAAGACATCTGGACAAGGGCAGGGTGCACAGACAAGGACAGCAGTTGTCAAAATAACACCTGCTGTCTCTTTAGAAGAGTATAAAAACGACATAGAATTTGCAACCAATTTAAATTTAGCAAAAAGAGCAAATACCAATCCAAACCCTTATCAGCTTGAACAGCATAAGTCTCTTTACACCTATACTGTTTCAGTTGATTTGGATAGATTAGGTAGAGACTTTGATGAGAAGGGAAATGTCATTGAAGAGGTGCCTATTGAAGAAAGACTGAAAAGACTTTATACCCTCTTTGATGCAATAAAGTTTTTGAGCAGAGAAATCAAGGGAAGAAGAGAGAATTTAAGTCCACTTTTTGTAATAGGCGGACTTTATCCAGTTAAAAATCCCTTTTTCTTGAACAGAATTAAGATCATAAAAGATGACGTTGGCTATGCAATTGATGCAAGGTTACTTAATAGCACATGCGAACTGACTCTTCCAAATGGTAAGAAAGTTTATGATTATACTTTATTAGGATTGATAGAAGGATTTTTTGTAAATGAAGAACAACTAAAGAAACTTTTGCCGGATTCAAGTGGAACAATTGATTACTTCTTTGAAACTTTAAAAGAGAAAGCACAGAAATATTATAAAGAGGGGACAGTTTGA
- the cas8a1 gene encoding type I-B CRISPR-associated protein Cas8b1/Cst1 produces the protein MKERVYLGDWAYNAGIIGFIEIMLDGEDIDSQNIITIGPNYIEFERESLQGFSDKFFKKAYQRYPRTDEIMNEGKDLLAQLNNQSDIDEQQRERVRKFKDRINGFAKLNRVAKEYGCSLEKKFNKNEAVDYVNTIIKILEDRKQEFMENDVKVYLNNVSSVYGEASFLNRQITENLKEKFYNDFEKPIIEKANEEDKKYPCIFCGERKAKKGAMFNTGIVNFLGANKDNKNFFWNFKPQLPICEICELMYFCIFAALTEFRVGQTKRFYFVDKSTSVLELYQANKLFMEIMSKEENLLKDKGILNFINDYLLVKLREESKFALTNILFVEIDLSSVAPKVYGFNISKQKAEFVTSNYEFFENVVGTKITVKDNTLYPFHELLQRFLNNTLSFQFVSFLESQFISSKKVNSKIKTNLSPYRLQMFNIITYKFLKSIKRGEMLMDEKSLWRMYFFGQELKKTFLKSGAENKITSLAYRLISALRIGDINTFMNLVIRTYMNYNMEVPALFVSCINDKDNFCALGYSFVNGLLGSERDERLENEEDEEK, from the coding sequence ATGAAGGAGAGGGTTTATTTAGGTGATTGGGCTTATAATGCAGGGATTATAGGTTTTATTGAGATTATGCTGGATGGAGAAGATATAGATTCTCAAAACATTATAACTATTGGACCAAATTACATTGAATTTGAAAGAGAAAGTTTGCAAGGGTTTTCCGACAAGTTTTTTAAGAAAGCTTATCAGAGGTATCCAAGGACAGATGAGATTATGAATGAAGGGAAAGATTTACTGGCCCAACTAAATAATCAAAGTGATATAGACGAACAGCAGAGAGAGAGAGTAAGAAAGTTTAAAGATAGAATTAATGGTTTTGCAAAACTGAACAGAGTTGCGAAAGAATATGGATGCAGTTTAGAGAAAAAATTTAATAAAAATGAAGCAGTAGATTATGTAAACACAATAATAAAGATTTTGGAAGATAGAAAACAGGAGTTTATGGAAAACGATGTAAAAGTTTATTTGAACAATGTCAGCTCAGTATATGGTGAAGCAAGCTTTCTAAATAGGCAAATTACAGAAAACCTAAAAGAAAAGTTTTACAACGACTTTGAAAAACCTATAATAGAGAAGGCCAATGAAGAGGACAAGAAGTATCCCTGTATATTTTGCGGTGAGAGAAAAGCTAAAAAAGGTGCAATGTTTAACACAGGGATTGTGAATTTTCTTGGAGCAAACAAAGACAACAAGAATTTCTTCTGGAACTTTAAGCCTCAGCTGCCTATATGCGAAATCTGTGAGCTTATGTATTTCTGTATTTTTGCGGCCCTGACTGAATTTAGAGTTGGACAAACCAAAAGGTTTTACTTTGTAGATAAAAGTACTTCTGTTTTGGAGCTATATCAAGCAAATAAATTGTTTATGGAAATAATGTCAAAAGAAGAAAATTTACTCAAAGACAAAGGAATTTTGAACTTCATAAATGATTACTTATTGGTGAAACTGAGGGAAGAAAGCAAGTTTGCCCTAACTAACATTCTTTTTGTTGAAATAGATCTCTCTTCAGTTGCTCCAAAGGTTTATGGCTTCAATATATCCAAGCAAAAGGCTGAATTTGTAACCTCCAATTATGAATTTTTTGAAAATGTTGTGGGAACCAAAATAACTGTGAAAGACAATACCTTGTATCCTTTCCACGAGCTTTTGCAGAGGTTTTTAAATAATACGCTAAGCTTTCAGTTTGTATCATTTTTAGAAAGTCAGTTTATAAGCTCTAAAAAAGTGAATTCAAAAATTAAAACAAACCTTTCACCCTATAGGCTTCAAATGTTTAACATTATCACATATAAATTTCTAAAAAGCATAAAAAGAGGTGAAATGTTGATGGATGAAAAAAGTTTGTGGAGGATGTACTTTTTTGGACAGGAGTTAAAGAAAACATTCTTAAAATCAGGTGCAGAAAATAAGATAACGAGCCTTGCATATCGTTTGATTTCAGCACTTAGAATTGGTGACATAAACACCTTTATGAATTTGGTTATTAGAACTTATATGAACTATAACATGGAAGTACCGGCTTTATTTGTTTCGTGTATAAATGATAAAGACAATTTTTGCGCTTTAGGATATAGCTTTGTAAACGGGCTTTTAGGAAGTGAAAGAGATGAAAGATTAGAAAATGAGGAGGATGAGGAGAAATGA
- the cas6 gene encoding CRISPR-associated endoribonuclease Cas6 codes for MRAKFIFEVHNGFNETKELPVYYRTLFMAFLKKALSSYNEEYFKRLYWWEDKKNKWQKPFVYAVNLPNMNFSDDKVLFRGDIVLNLSTSDYEFFVNIYNSLISSKLYPHKLTNNCEIKLRRAYLIKEPEQFSSTMTFKTFSPVVIEKKEGDDKIPILPYDEGFEEVLNDVIDFEIRNIRILRGQNRGLYKRISFKPINVKKIVVKHKISEFVENTGKEIMYLTGFGGIFELSGHPDDLKEIYQNGLGFRRGQGFGFIEVVR; via the coding sequence ATGAGAGCAAAATTTATATTTGAAGTACACAATGGGTTTAACGAAACCAAGGAACTCCCAGTTTATTATAGAACCTTATTTATGGCTTTTTTAAAAAAAGCACTATCATCATACAATGAGGAGTATTTCAAAAGACTTTATTGGTGGGAGGATAAAAAGAATAAGTGGCAAAAGCCGTTTGTTTATGCGGTAAATTTGCCCAACATGAATTTTTCAGACGATAAAGTGCTGTTCAGAGGAGATATAGTTTTAAACCTTTCAACTTCCGATTATGAGTTTTTTGTCAATATCTACAATAGTTTAATCAGCAGCAAACTATATCCTCATAAATTGACTAATAACTGTGAAATCAAACTCAGGAGGGCATACCTTATAAAAGAACCAGAACAATTTTCTTCAACTATGACTTTCAAAACCTTTTCACCTGTGGTGATTGAGAAAAAAGAGGGAGATGACAAAATTCCGATTTTACCCTATGATGAAGGATTTGAAGAGGTTTTGAACGATGTAATTGACTTTGAAATTAGAAATATCAGAATTTTGCGAGGGCAAAATAGAGGACTTTATAAAAGAATTAGTTTCAAGCCAATAAATGTCAAAAAGATTGTTGTAAAGCATAAAATTTCTGAGTTTGTAGAAAACACCGGCAAAGAAATTATGTATCTTACAGGCTTTGGCGGTATATTTGAACTATCAGGACATCCTGATGATTTAAAAGAGATTTATCAAAATGGACTTGGATTTAGAAGAGGACAAGGGTTTGGTTTTATTGAAGTGGTGAGATAA
- a CDS encoding flavodoxin family protein codes for MKVVAFNGSPRKEGNTYHAIKIVAEELQKEGIEVEIVQVGDKAIRGCLACGTCAKNRNERCVIDDEVNEWIQKMKETNGIILASPVHYASISATMKAFLDRAFYVAGVNGSLFRHKVGAALVAVRRSGGITAFNQLMQYLNYAEMLIATSNYWNVIHGRLPGEVLQDEEGVQIMRVLGKNMAWLLKLVENGKGNLKEPEKEPKIFTNFVR; via the coding sequence ATGAAGGTGGTTGCATTTAATGGAAGCCCAAGAAAGGAAGGAAATACATACCATGCTATAAAGATAGTGGCCGAGGAGCTGCAAAAAGAAGGAATTGAAGTTGAAATAGTGCAAGTGGGAGACAAAGCAATCAGAGGATGTCTTGCATGCGGCACGTGTGCTAAAAATAGAAATGAAAGGTGTGTAATTGATGATGAAGTAAATGAATGGATTCAAAAGATGAAAGAAACAAATGGAATAATATTAGCTTCACCGGTTCACTATGCTTCAATTTCTGCAACAATGAAAGCATTTTTAGACAGAGCCTTTTATGTTGCCGGAGTAAATGGAAGTCTATTTAGACATAAGGTAGGGGCAGCACTTGTTGCTGTAAGACGTTCAGGTGGCATTACAGCATTTAACCAGCTCATGCAATATTTGAATTATGCTGAGATGTTAATTGCAACCTCTAACTATTGGAATGTTATTCATGGAAGGCTGCCTGGCGAAGTTCTGCAGGATGAGGAAGGAGTTCAGATAATGAGAGTACTTGGAAAGAACATGGCTTGGCTTTTGAAACTTGTTGAAAATGGAAAAGGCAATTTAAAAGAACCTGAAAAAGAACCAAAGATATTTACCAACTTTGTTAGATAA
- a CDS encoding peptidoglycan DD-metalloendopeptidase family protein: MAKHTQKGKSAATAAVSDKEKARFVPKNIQAEIKEKIKDTGEKVAKAEGKDKALLQLKLESNKKVDKKKFKKDRSVERNKTSLNRFLSLDKIKSLYSKEIHNKLSHIFEDAVSEVYRILMGLKYIKKAPNYTEIVLKAKIFSTLILMIVILFLINKMPSTYKKAYAVVLNNQIVGYVKDKTEAQNLLTQIKKEVEERHNTDSFILQSKLQLKSIEPGQYRETRVDELKNTIIEKGKVLVKRYAIFVNSKPYFVFENPQTPNNILNKLKKVYYNDKASQAKFLEKVEIKPVYVSPAIKVADEATALTKIMFGKDQVIEYTVKEGDTLWDLSRKYNLAVDDIFASNPGLSEKIVPGQKIKLTKATPLINVMLEKEVEYEEVLPKEVKVIKSGNYYTTQTIVKQEGKDGKAKIRAKIVYMNGLEYDRQIISQQLIQKPVERIVVVGTKKPPAYVATGRFSLPAWGTLTSRFGYRGREFHEGIDLAMPWGSNVYAADGGVVEFTGWSGGYGKLVIINHKNGYQTYYGHLSRILVSPGQKVVKGQLIAKSGSTGRSTGPHLHFEVRKNGVPQNPLRYLR; this comes from the coding sequence GTGGCAAAGCACACGCAAAAAGGTAAATCAGCTGCCACAGCCGCCGTGTCAGACAAAGAAAAAGCAAGGTTTGTTCCTAAAAATATTCAAGCTGAGATAAAAGAAAAGATTAAAGACACTGGTGAAAAAGTAGCAAAGGCTGAGGGTAAGGACAAAGCACTTTTACAGTTAAAGCTGGAGAGCAACAAAAAGGTTGATAAGAAAAAATTCAAAAAGGATAGAAGTGTTGAGAGGAATAAAACTTCATTAAATAGATTTTTAAGTTTAGATAAAATTAAATCCCTATATTCAAAAGAGATACATAATAAACTTTCACACATCTTTGAAGATGCAGTTTCTGAGGTTTATAGAATTTTAATGGGGCTAAAGTATATCAAAAAGGCGCCAAATTACACCGAAATTGTTCTGAAGGCAAAGATATTTTCAACCTTGATTTTGATGATTGTAATATTATTTTTAATCAACAAAATGCCTTCTACATACAAAAAAGCGTATGCAGTTGTTTTGAACAATCAGATTGTAGGGTATGTGAAGGACAAGACTGAAGCACAAAACCTTCTTACCCAGATTAAAAAAGAAGTAGAGGAAAGACACAATACAGACAGTTTCATTTTACAAAGTAAGCTTCAACTAAAGAGCATTGAGCCTGGTCAATATCGTGAGACAAGGGTTGATGAGCTGAAAAATACTATCATAGAAAAGGGGAAGGTCCTTGTAAAAAGGTATGCTATTTTTGTTAATTCAAAACCATATTTTGTATTTGAAAATCCACAAACTCCAAATAATATTCTTAACAAGCTAAAAAAGGTCTATTATAATGACAAGGCATCACAGGCAAAATTCTTAGAGAAGGTAGAAATAAAACCAGTTTATGTCTCACCAGCTATTAAAGTAGCTGATGAAGCTACTGCCTTAACAAAGATTATGTTTGGGAAAGACCAGGTAATAGAATATACAGTCAAGGAAGGAGATACTCTTTGGGATCTGTCAAGAAAATATAATCTTGCAGTGGATGATATATTTGCATCAAACCCAGGACTTTCAGAGAAAATTGTACCTGGGCAGAAGATAAAACTTACAAAAGCAACCCCACTCATAAACGTTATGCTGGAAAAAGAGGTAGAGTATGAAGAAGTACTTCCAAAGGAAGTAAAGGTGATAAAGTCAGGCAATTACTATACTACCCAGACAATTGTTAAGCAGGAAGGCAAAGATGGCAAAGCAAAGATTCGTGCAAAGATTGTCTATATGAATGGGCTTGAATATGACAGACAGATTATCTCACAGCAGCTTATCCAAAAGCCTGTTGAAAGAATAGTTGTTGTTGGGACTAAAAAGCCACCTGCGTACGTTGCAACAGGAAGGTTTTCATTACCTGCTTGGGGGACTTTGACATCAAGGTTTGGTTACAGAGGAAGAGAGTTCCACGAAGGGATCGACTTAGCTATGCCATGGGGTTCAAATGTGTATGCAGCAGACGGTGGAGTTGTAGAATTTACAGGCTGGTCAGGTGGGTATGGAAAACTTGTAATTATAAATCACAAAAATGGGTATCAGACCTATTATGGGCATCTTAGCAGGATATTGGTATCACCAGGGCAAAAAGTTGTAAAAGGTCAGCTGATTGCAAAGAGTGGTTCAACTGGACGCAGCACAGGTCCACACCTTCACTTTGAGGTGAGAAAAAATGGTGTTCCTCAAAATCCTCTTAGGTATTTGAGATAA